Genomic segment of Panicum virgatum strain AP13 chromosome 9N, P.virgatum_v5, whole genome shotgun sequence:
cacgtacgccggccggcgcgcggccgcacGAGGGGCCTTCGTTCGAGTCGCTTGCCGTATCCGTGCTGGGCGCCGCCACGTGAAGCCCTCGAGCACCCTCGCCATCCATCATCATTCTATGGCTTAGAGCCTTCTCCGGAAGCCCATTTTCGGCCTCGCTTCTTCTCTCGATATGTTGTCGAAAACGATTTCAACTTTTCAATTAACAAACAAAATTTAACGGACGGGGCACATTATTAACGAGTAGACATCAGGGTGAAAAGACAGGGCAAACACATGGTGCTGCTATATATTTGTCTCCAGAGTGGTCGTCGTTAAGACGTTAAGCTAGCTTGTCCCTCCACTGGCATGGCAAAGGACAGAGCAGACAAGCAGAGCAACAACAACAGGCGATTTACAAATAAGCAAAAAATAAACTCTTAGCTAGGATGCATCTGCAACTCTGAACAGCTACAGTCTACTACAGATGACGAGCTACTACAAGCTACCGCCTACCGGCAGTACCTTGCTTGGTCGGTTAATAGAAGTCCATATATTTATCTCTACTAACCCCTCTGGTACACCAAGAGCTAGCCCTTCGTTCGTTGTCTTCTGAACGAGGGTCCTTGGAAGATAGCAGGTACGGAAACAAACACACGCACATcggatcggaggaggaggaggaagaagaagaagtagaagaacaagagagagaaaaaaacgaATGAACATAAGCTCCTGGTCGTAGCAAGCGCCAAGCGAGCAGCTCCATCGTCTTCTTCACTAATTAATATAATTCAGCTGCGGCGCGGGCCGCTGCAGCTAGCTGGCAGGAGAAGGCCCTGCTGCCGGCCGGTCACCGGAGCAGGCTCCGGATTATCTCCGCCTGGGGGCTGTCGTTGTCCATGGTCGACATGAGCCCCGACAGCCGCTCCGAGAGGTCGTCCACCTCCCGGTGCAGGCTCTTAATGTAGCTGCACGTCTCCTTCAGGAGCTTCGACGCCGACGACTGCACACATAGGCACGGCCGGCCGGCATCAGACAAAAGAGCCCGCGAGAGCAACAATCCATGTCGGGCTTGGCGGCTGCACCGACGAGAAATGGGGCTGTACTGCACGCACCCTGCTGGACGTGCATTTGGGGAACGGAATGAATTGAAGTGAGCTGTGAATTGAATTAGCGTACCCGGCTCGCGTTCCGGCGGCGTGAGGACTCCGGGAGGAGCGCCTGGAGCTTGGAGATGAGCTCGTTGATCTCGTCGTCGCTGATCCTGTCGCGGCGGCCCGACATCTCCGGCCGGCGACCGTGTCCTATCCTACCTAGCTCAGAGAGTACTTGCTTTGCTTGGATGATGCTACAGCACCTGGCGGATTCTTCCTGGTCGTCGTCTCTGCCTCGGCCTCTCTCGCGGAACTTGCGTATATAATCAGTACGTGTGCGAGCTCGAGTCAAGAGCAAGCGTGCAAACGGAAATAGGAGCCaagggaggaaaagaaaaggcgagAGGGACCTGAAAAGGATTGGGTTTCAATGCCTTAATAATAAGCCTAGCTGCAGGTTAACTTGTTACAGTGtgcgggagagggagaggagtggCAGAGCAGTGAGTGGTGGCAGCTGGTTGGCAGCAGCGAGGTAGAAGTAGAACTGGAAGCAGGTTGCAACTGCAATTGGGAGGAGCCTGTGGGTTGGTCCGAAAGAGATGGGGAGGGAGCGCGTATTAATAGGGAGGAGAGGGACTGTCACAGTGTCACTGGGACTGGGAGAGGGGAGATGGCCCCCATCCCCGGCCCACCGCGGATGAAGTCCGGCCCGCATGACCTCCATCGTGGAgcgttttttaattttaatatttttcaaaatcattttttacagaaatatattttcggtttcataatttacagatttatactcctaccgcccggctgcggggcggccggccccctgccgcccttctgccgggcggtagggaccttaatataaataaaatttatttttaatcgcattttggcccctgggggagcctgccgcccggcagccgggcggtaggccTACCCGCCGCCcgacaggggggcggcaggcccctcccGCAGGTTAAACCTCGCTCGTCAGTGCGGTAGTGCGGTattagatgtggttttaaatattttggatagaaataaaaaccgttagttaagtagatgaatatgaaaagtataacttggcaattcatacacatacgcaactgagaacgaaatatgtgatgcatgagaacgaaataagtataacatgacgacatgttcataacaaaaatatagaaacaactagaagcacctcctaaccacccggccatgtcgacctcttttacgctgtgcgtggacgtggtctgtagggTATGTGTGTTGgtctggaggccctacgtctctacctggacgtccgATGGCCACAGGTGTCTGTAAGGTAGGATCGGCCtgctggttaggtgtagaaaataactGACTCCAGTCTTCGAAGTTCGCCTCCAAGGTATCTTGTGTGGCCCCTATGCAGTAGCAATTAAAatatcttaatcatcgtcttataagtcatctatttgggtacatattcatcatacgtacctgtTGGTGGTGGATACGATGAAGGACCAatatcaggaagctggtggtgcgatcctgtaaaccgttcaaattatttaaaatattcatagaaataagaagaacatgataaattcggATTATggattaggtatttaccttgcgttccttctgctgtcgccatagggtaatacgaagaaggtcccGCATCATATAAGTGTTGTCATCCTATATGTAAATGCAAAAGGAATTAGACTTTATAccaaaattaattgaaattaagatatggactatatgtttaccgaaatgtcgtggtggtgcctgtgttggttgaaatgacatccctgcagctggtgccatggtactaaacggggtccctccgtgaggttgataaggtgggtgtccatcacctgtatggactgagaattaattgttgttatcaaagtaggaagtcagtaagtatcctcacgtacctgGATAATGTTACGGAGACCAATAAGATGCTGGGGAAGGCTGCTGCTGTATGGGACCACAAGGAAATGAGGTCGAGACTTGAGACGAACCGTAGGAGTCCTCGtacgatgtccggctaccaaaggcttcaagcatggaatgggctctttgtgaaactcgggtccaggccgactcttgctcattcctatccatcatagatcccgctcgaatcctcatcaaattcgccctggcatctacatccatcaacctgcacatttcaaactgcatgcaagaaaaagaaagacattaacactctaatccaaagtatttgaaaagcgatgataactttgactcaccgccccagctaatgccttATCCCTATGTCGTGCATAGCCATACTGTGgggtcgcaacatgcggctctggatgcatgtcagcatatatcAAGCGGCAACGAGTCTTAGGCCGGTACCATCTCAGGTACGCCCTGTACGTAGCCTCCGTGTGTGCAGGGGTCGGAAGCGTCACGTTCTCCTTggtcccagccatcgacccaaggctgcacccttgtcacccacatgttCGAGAAGGGTTGACCAGCCCTCGACAAACTAAATATTGATTAGTTAAAGCAGCAATGCATTATCACTGAAATGACATATGAATTGTTACCTGTGGTCATGACGTTGGACCCGATCCAATGCTGACAGCACATgatacaactgcctttgacCGAACTGCCTCCTAACCCTGTCCGGGCAGTGGGCCTCAATgtaaacgtcgtacaccaacgcTGTAGTTGTCATCCAAAAGGCCCTGGTCCTGAgagcaaaccgaagatatcccgaATGGGGCACGAGTGTTTATAGCCAACTGAGAGTAGGGCTCCCACACAACGTCTTCAGGTGTCAACCGATCAAACTCAGCTACAAACTCAGGATAGGACCGCCGAGACTGTACGTGGGCCCAAATCTTCTGCACGAAATTAATAATATATACcaataagaaatacaaagagggTCAAACAAAGCAATAGAATTGCCAACAGAATAGTACGAGTAGCTGTCATTTCCGTACCTGACGAgtgtaccagagagtccccatggtcgGCCTATCATCctcggtgtcaccgtacatatccggctcatacggtgagtggtcgataatcgggcgaccaattgctatcctctcgtacgaccaaagctgtagcagaatcagacatcctgtaagaattgcattgtgcttattttgcaccgatgccttgcagaggccacggtacgtggctgcaagtaccgctgaACCCCAAATGTATTGAGGCATTTCCCCCACAGCTGCCTCTGTGTTCTCCTGtgcgtaaggcacaagcaccctatccacataagccccgtgtgagttgttgaacattatgtatccaaacaaccacaacaggtatgcctcaagggatcgagtgacgctatcctcatcagcatcatgtgccaaattgtcggactgcatagaaaagatgaacatttatgagtacaagatcaattataaaataaaaccataactgcactagtcaaaagcataactctaacattaCTCATAACAAAACGAGGTATGTACCTGTAACTGCAGAATCCATGACTTGGCAGGCTCTTTTGCTTTTGGGTGCTCCTCTACATCAATCGTgatgtcaatatttgcaaaatgctcttctagatcgtccaaccacgtagACGGGACAACGCGAGGCCCTACGGAatccccactgataggaagacccagcagcatcgcaacgtcctgtaggGTCGGTGACATCTCCCCgcaagggaggtggaaggtgtgtgtctcaggcctccatctatcaaccagagccgtcagtagggacctgtccagctttgtcaaaccactctcagcaagacggtctatagtaagaagaccaacctcactcaacctgaaaagtagaacgatcaaaggtaagtacattatgtaGGAAACGTATACGAAATAAACGTATTCTCAGaaacataatccgacgacatatcacctgggcacccatcgtgggtcaacaggaatcaactccgctggtggacgtggacgcagcatgttaagtttcacgcgctgaaccactgcaaggaaggaccggtgcgacgagtctatgactcGGTCAAGTAGACCTTGCGTATCTTCGGCCATACCTAAcataaaaaatataagttttctacattttctacaatttatttgaaattttcataaacttttctagcattttctagcatttcctacaatttttgtacaataaatttttataaataattttttctaacattttctacaattcttctgcattttctacaatttatctgaatttttcatatacttttctagcattttctataatttctgagcattttttaaaaaaatttctcgCATTAAACAACTAATGAATACCACAAAAAAGGTTGGTAAACCTAAatggtttttctaaaaactaatcttaattctacataaatcataataaaaaCAGTATCTAAATCGCTGaaatatcattactgctgcatacactaattatagaattaaacatacaaaaaatttagaataagaaagttgagaaatatttattacctgcggttcggatccaaaatccggcagggtttCGCCgctgcaactccctccctcacccctcctctctccctccccctctctggaTGTCGTGAGAAGCAAATGAGGGGGAGCTCAACCTTTTATGTAGAGGGGGGCAGGCTCCCCCTAGGGGCCAAAATGcgaatataaataaattttatttacattcaggtctctaccgcccggcagcagggcggcagggggccggccgccccggagccgggcggtaggggtacaaaactgtaaattatgaaaccgaaaatatatttatgtaaaaaacaattttgaaaaatatattaaaaaacGCCATCGTGGAGGAGGAAGTGGACACGAGCTGCCCTGGCCCGGCCCAGCCCATGGGCTCCAGGTACAGGGCCTAAAAGGGATGTGACAGTGGTACTATACCAACCGACATGTACTTGTGACAGACAACGCCAGTGTTGATCATGTAATTAGTACCAACAGTACTAACTTCCTACTGGAAAGTGAAGAGCCAATCTATTATCTATTGCATAATTTGCTCGCCTAAGACAATGCGTTTAGTCAAGCGCTCGGATCCACGTGAGCGCTTCTTCTCTAGCTCGCTTGTAGCAACTTGGTGCCAGTGACAATGAGGCCAGGCGGGTGACTGGTGCAGTCTTTAGGAGATACGACATCGAATTGAAATGGGTATTCTTGTGGGAGCCAGCCGGGTTTCCTTTGCAGTACTGCAGGGTAACTTCGGTCGCTTACGTATGGGCCCAATTGCATAAAGATAGGTTCATCGCTGATGACCTGAACTTTCATAGGTGCAATACTCGATTATtgcctctcttcttcttctttttttgcaaattcaaaaaagAAATAATCAGTTGAATTTGCAAAAGAAATAACCGGCTTTTGGTACGCAATCAGTTGACGGCAAATGTTGACTTGGGAGCGCCAGCCACATGCACGGACCAGCTGAGCAACGGTCGGACGAGAAGGTACTACCCGCAGATGCTGATGCACTAGCGAGCCaccgcgttcggcaggctggagctggaatgaggtgagagaaaaatactgttgggctggctggagctggaggggatgactggagtggtgtgagaagaAATTACTGTAACGCTGGAGGGGAGAAGACTAGCCGAACGCAGTAGTAGTATTCGTAGATCCGTGCTCGGCGAAGACGAAGAGGGCTGGTGGCTTTTGGCGCTGGCCCGGACCGGACATGGAGAAGGACGTGCCTCCTGTGTGGGGACGAGGCCCGAGAACGCGAGGATCTTTGGGATCGCCCCGTTTGAGGCGGTGCGGCGAGATCTTTTTTCCCGCGCGATATGACCTTCATAACTCGGCAGGGGTGGAGCCAGAATTTGATCATTGGGGGGGCCAAACAGTGGTTGGAGGGGGCCAACAGTATTGCCGCAAGCCATCACTGAGGCGATTTCCACCTTTGCTAATGGTGTTACGTGAGCAttagggggccaggcccctcCCGCCCCCGTCTCCGCCCCTGCTCGGCGGGAACATGACACCCCTGCGCATTCGGATCGGAGGGACCCCACGTATGTATGTACATTTGTGCCCCCCAGGCGGATGGGTGCGTATCCATCCATCGACCATCCGTATCCCCCGCGTATTTTTCAGGGCTCCAGTACCATTCAGACATGTACAGTAAAGATGACCCCTGGCTGCTGCCTGCCTTCTCCTCCTGTTCCCACTAGGCCACTGCCCACTGGCCACGGCACGGGTAGGATGCTGACTGCAGTGGCCGAGGCCTCGCTACCGTTCGTTACTCGCCGTCGGACTGGGTCGGTCGCTCCGCTCCCGTCGTCGTCGCCCGACGGCTCGAGCCGCGGCTGCTGTGCTACATATACGCAAGCTAGGTAGGACTAGGAGGTGGTTTAATCGCTGTGCAGAGGGGCCCACCACCCGCCTCCCCTGCCAGGGAGAGAGAAGTCGCGCGCTTTCAGAGCAACACGGTGCCGCGGCCCTGCCCCCGCCTGCCGTGTGCCGCGCGGCAGATACGGGTGGATTTCAGCGACGACATGGTCGCGTACGCTCGTGGATGGATCGATCGGTCGGATGTGACCGCGGGacgggagaagggagaggtgaTCATCAGATGCCTCAATGGACATGTGACGCAGCTCGTGCCACTTGGCACGGCCTTCCGGCGGCACACTAGATGCCATTCATACATGCCGGACCTATCTACGCATAGATGAACTCGTGGTATCT
This window contains:
- the LOC120692911 gene encoding transcription factor ILI3-like, which gives rise to MSGRRDRISDDEINELISKLQALLPESSRRRNASRSSASKLLKETCSYIKSLHREVDDLSERLSGLMSTMDNDSPQAEIIRSLLR